The following proteins come from a genomic window of Achromobacter deleyi:
- a CDS encoding response regulator transcription factor, producing MNNTLDVIFLGLEDARHARLVEALSHLGFSVRRCHDLADVYDRYSRRPSPLIILEAPLPDIHNAAVRLRAIDRGLGIVAIAPFGNEENRIRTLLCGADACLPPDVTGLELAAVLQALVRRAVGLDMSDQMADGAADEPQQEAWRLVNKGWTLISPRGYSLGLTTGERDFLTRLVNAPDRKVSRDAFYPDGAEDADGAITRRRFVDVMISRLRRKAAANHMTLPIRAVHGWGYMFAADITLELEPREGGEEGRPEGQGDWRRYTLDANAPSY from the coding sequence ATGAACAACACGCTGGATGTCATCTTTCTCGGCCTGGAAGACGCCAGGCACGCCCGGCTGGTCGAAGCCTTGTCCCACCTCGGATTCAGCGTGCGCCGCTGCCATGACCTGGCCGACGTCTACGACCGCTATTCCCGCCGCCCCAGTCCATTGATCATCCTGGAAGCGCCGTTGCCCGACATCCACAATGCCGCGGTGCGGCTGCGCGCCATCGACCGCGGCCTGGGCATCGTCGCCATCGCGCCCTTCGGCAACGAAGAGAACCGCATCCGCACGCTGCTCTGTGGCGCCGATGCCTGCCTGCCGCCCGATGTCACCGGGCTGGAACTGGCGGCCGTGCTGCAGGCGCTGGTGCGGCGCGCGGTGGGCCTGGACATGTCCGACCAGATGGCCGACGGCGCGGCCGACGAACCGCAGCAGGAGGCCTGGCGGCTGGTCAACAAGGGCTGGACGCTGATCAGTCCGCGGGGCTACAGCCTCGGCCTGACCACGGGCGAACGCGATTTCCTGACCCGGCTGGTCAACGCGCCGGACCGCAAGGTCAGCCGCGATGCGTTCTACCCGGATGGCGCCGAGGACGCCGACGGCGCCATCACGCGGCGCCGCTTCGTCGACGTGATGATCAGCCGCCTGCGGCGCAAGGCGGCCGCCAATCACATGACGTTGCCGATCCGCGCCGTGCATGGCTGGGGCTATATGTTCGCGGCGGATATCACGCTGGAACTGGAACCGCGGGAGGGGGGAGAGGAAGGTCGTCCGGAAGGACAGGGAGACTGGCGCCGCTATACGCTGGATGCGAACGCGCCCTCTTACTGA
- the apbC gene encoding iron-sulfur cluster carrier protein ApbC has protein sequence MSITIEHIRAALRAAQDPNTGLDLGVSVKDRDIQLDGGRVAVALELGYPADAVRDQVREIAVAALAAAGAPGAQVSVSWKVAAHAVQKGLKPLPNVRNIIAVASGKGGVGKSTTAVNLALALAAEGAKVGLLDADIYGPSVPTMLGISGRPESLDNKSMEPLTGHGLQANSIGFLIDADSPAIWRGPMVTQALEQLLRQTNWRDLDYLIVDMPPGTGDVALTLAQKVPVVGAVIVTTPQDVALLDARKGLRMFQKVEVPILGVVENMAIHICSQCGHAEHIFGEGGGQRMAQQYETPWLGSLPLTLAIREQTDAGTPTVVADPGSEAAGLYRAIARKLAAGVAALPRDMAGKFPSIVVQQPT, from the coding sequence ATGAGTATAACGATAGAACACATCCGCGCCGCGCTGCGCGCCGCGCAAGACCCGAATACCGGCCTGGATCTGGGTGTATCTGTAAAAGATCGTGACATCCAGCTCGACGGCGGCCGCGTCGCCGTGGCGCTGGAACTGGGCTATCCGGCCGATGCCGTCCGCGACCAGGTGCGCGAGATCGCCGTGGCGGCGCTGGCCGCCGCCGGCGCGCCCGGCGCCCAGGTCAGCGTGTCCTGGAAGGTGGCGGCGCATGCCGTGCAGAAGGGGCTCAAGCCGCTGCCCAATGTGCGCAACATTATTGCGGTCGCCTCCGGCAAGGGCGGCGTGGGCAAGAGCACCACGGCCGTGAACCTGGCGCTGGCCCTGGCCGCCGAGGGCGCCAAGGTCGGCCTGCTGGACGCCGACATCTACGGCCCCAGCGTGCCGACCATGCTGGGCATCTCGGGCCGTCCCGAAAGCCTGGACAACAAGAGCATGGAGCCGCTGACCGGCCATGGCCTGCAGGCCAATTCCATCGGCTTCCTGATCGATGCCGATTCGCCCGCCATCTGGCGCGGCCCGATGGTCACGCAGGCGCTCGAACAATTGCTGCGCCAGACCAACTGGCGCGACCTCGACTACCTGATCGTCGACATGCCCCCGGGCACCGGCGACGTGGCCCTGACCCTGGCGCAGAAGGTGCCGGTGGTGGGCGCGGTCATCGTCACCACGCCGCAGGACGTGGCGCTGCTGGACGCCCGCAAGGGCCTGCGCATGTTCCAGAAGGTCGAGGTGCCGATCCTGGGCGTGGTCGAGAACATGGCCATCCATATCTGCTCGCAATGCGGCCACGCCGAACACATCTTCGGCGAAGGCGGCGGCCAGCGCATGGCCCAGCAGTATGAAACCCCGTGGCTCGGCAGCCTGCCGCTGACGCTGGCGATCCGCGAGCAGACCGACGCGGGCACGCCCACCGTGGTGGCGGATCCGGGCAGCGAAGCCGCGGGGCTGTACCGCGCCATCGCCAGGAAGCTGGCGGCCGGCGTCGCGGCGCTGCCCCGGGACATGGCCGGGAAATTCCCGTCCATCGTCGTGCAGCAGCCGACCTGA
- a CDS encoding acyltransferase: MLRTLLALSVVLDHLGGGTTDWLVGGRLAVQLFYVISGFLISYVLTATDHYRGAPGRFYANRALRLYPVYLAVAALTLLAYAAGGDAFWRVYDGLPLAATLFLALSNLVILGQDWLMFFGIDHGALAFTGSFARSDVPLYQGLLVPQAWTLGVEMSFYLIAPFVLHSPRRLLVLLVASLALRAVLIASGIGLSDPWTYRFFPTELALFLAGSLSHQVLLPRWQAWSRRVAWLPELGTGLLTLYALVHFSIGLPHTLRDALAVLLFAALLPLAFLFQSRHRLDKIIGELSYPIYICHALVILFFGWLLDGTQLRQPAMFTALVVAGCIGLAALLNSLIADPVERLRRRLRTAPPPAQAEAAPEAARRKAPRQRAASTAVGTIRRAP, from the coding sequence ATGCTGAGAACTTTGCTGGCACTGTCCGTGGTCCTGGACCATCTGGGCGGCGGCACGACCGACTGGCTGGTGGGCGGGCGCCTGGCGGTGCAGCTTTTCTACGTGATCTCGGGCTTCCTGATCTCCTATGTGCTGACGGCCACCGACCACTACCGCGGCGCGCCCGGGCGGTTCTACGCCAACCGCGCGCTGCGCCTGTACCCGGTCTACCTGGCCGTGGCCGCGCTGACGCTGCTGGCCTACGCCGCCGGCGGCGACGCGTTCTGGCGCGTCTATGACGGACTGCCGCTGGCCGCCACGCTGTTCCTGGCGCTGTCGAACCTGGTGATCCTGGGGCAGGACTGGCTGATGTTCTTCGGCATCGACCACGGCGCGCTGGCCTTCACCGGCAGCTTCGCCCGCAGCGACGTGCCGCTGTACCAGGGCCTGCTGGTGCCGCAGGCCTGGACGCTGGGCGTCGAGATGAGTTTCTACCTGATTGCCCCCTTCGTGCTGCATTCGCCGCGGCGCCTGCTGGTCCTGCTGGTGGCATCGCTGGCGCTGCGCGCGGTGCTGATCGCCAGCGGCATCGGCCTGAGCGACCCCTGGACCTACCGCTTTTTCCCCACCGAACTGGCGCTGTTCCTGGCCGGATCCCTGTCGCACCAGGTGCTGCTGCCGCGCTGGCAGGCGTGGAGCCGCCGCGTCGCCTGGCTGCCCGAACTGGGCACCGGCCTGCTGACGCTGTACGCGCTGGTCCATTTTTCCATCGGCCTGCCGCACACGCTGCGCGACGCACTGGCGGTGCTGCTGTTCGCGGCGCTGCTGCCACTGGCCTTCCTGTTCCAGTCGCGCCACCGGCTGGACAAGATCATCGGCGAGCTGAGTTACCCGATCTACATCTGCCACGCGCTGGTCATCCTGTTCTTCGGCTGGCTGCTCGACGGCACCCAACTGCGCCAGCCGGCCATGTTCACGGCCCTGGTGGTGGCGGGCTGTATCGGCTTGGCCGCGTTGCTCAACAGCCTGATCGCCGATCCGGTGGAACGCCTGCGCCGGCGCCTGCGCACGGCGCCGCCACCGGCGCAAGCGGAGGCCGCGCCCGAGGCGGCGCGCAGGAAGGCGCCGCGGCAACGAGCCGCATCCACCGCGGTGGGGACTATTCGCCGCGCGCCTTGA
- a CDS encoding META and DUF4377 domain-containing protein, protein MALSTSWRWIAPCALALTLAACASPPRTADGRDPRFQPAAASDVLAQTSWDLARWTRPGGALRSIPHPSSGSRPLTIGFIHDQGATRATGFAGCNTYSAPYTVANGQLIIQSNPVATMMACAPVSMQLEQEFLAGLTRITATSFDNTNNPQRMTWALSNGDTLDFGRRTDPVAGGQVGPTKLVYVNAERVPCNAGAGRAMCYQVRDSAAQPWQLWYGDITGFNFQPGIRYRLRVVEVRDPNPPADASGLRWVLDTVVEQEIVRR, encoded by the coding sequence ATGGCCTTGTCCACTTCCTGGCGCTGGATCGCGCCGTGCGCCCTGGCGTTGACGTTGGCGGCCTGCGCATCCCCGCCGCGCACCGCGGACGGGCGCGACCCGCGCTTTCAGCCGGCCGCGGCCTCGGACGTGCTGGCGCAGACCAGCTGGGACCTGGCGCGCTGGACCCGTCCGGGCGGCGCGCTGCGCTCGATCCCGCACCCGTCCTCGGGCTCGCGCCCGCTCACCATCGGCTTCATCCATGACCAGGGCGCCACGCGCGCCACGGGCTTCGCCGGCTGCAACACCTACAGCGCGCCCTACACGGTGGCCAACGGCCAGCTGATCATCCAGTCCAACCCGGTGGCGACGATGATGGCCTGCGCGCCCGTGAGCATGCAGCTCGAACAGGAATTCCTGGCCGGGCTGACGCGCATCACGGCCACCTCGTTCGACAACACCAACAATCCGCAGCGCATGACCTGGGCGCTCAGCAACGGCGATACGCTCGATTTCGGCCGCCGCACCGACCCCGTCGCGGGCGGGCAGGTGGGGCCGACCAAGCTGGTCTACGTCAATGCCGAACGCGTGCCGTGCAACGCCGGCGCCGGCCGCGCCATGTGCTACCAGGTGCGCGACAGCGCGGCGCAGCCGTGGCAGCTCTGGTATGGCGACATCACCGGCTTCAATTTCCAGCCGGGCATCCGCTACCGCCTGCGGGTGGTGGAGGTCCGCGATCCCAATCCGCCCGCCGACGCCTCGGGGCTGCGCTGGGTGCTGGATACGGTGGTGGAACAGGAAATCGTGCGACGCTGA
- a CDS encoding sulfurtransferase: MSSVVNIAAYKFVSLDALPELRARLLAEAGAAGLKGTILLAGEGINLFLAGAADGIDAFLRDLRGDARFADLEVKFSHSAQVPFRKLLVKIKREIIRMDHPTIRPEAGRAPGVDAQTLARWLAQGADDNGRPVVMLDTRNAFEVDEGTFRDAIDWRIDRFTQFPAAVQSHRAELEGKTVVSFCTGGIRCEKAAIYMNEAGIENVYQLDGGILKYFEETGGPGFDGKCFVFDERISLDPALTPSQD; this comes from the coding sequence ATGTCTTCCGTCGTCAATATCGCCGCCTACAAATTCGTCTCGCTGGACGCGCTGCCCGAACTGCGCGCCCGGCTGCTGGCCGAGGCCGGCGCGGCCGGCCTGAAAGGCACCATCCTGCTGGCCGGGGAAGGCATCAACCTGTTCCTGGCGGGCGCGGCCGACGGCATCGACGCCTTCCTGCGCGATCTGCGCGGCGACGCCCGCTTCGCCGACCTGGAAGTGAAGTTCAGCCACAGCGCGCAGGTGCCGTTCCGCAAGCTGCTGGTGAAGATCAAGCGCGAGATCATCCGCATGGACCACCCGACGATCCGGCCCGAGGCCGGCCGCGCGCCGGGCGTGGATGCGCAGACGCTGGCGCGCTGGCTGGCGCAGGGCGCCGACGACAATGGCCGTCCGGTGGTCATGCTGGACACGCGCAACGCCTTTGAAGTCGACGAGGGCACGTTCCGCGACGCCATCGACTGGCGCATCGACCGCTTCACGCAGTTCCCGGCGGCCGTGCAGTCGCACCGCGCCGAGCTGGAAGGCAAGACCGTGGTCAGCTTCTGCACCGGCGGCATCCGCTGCGAGAAGGCCGCGATCTACATGAACGAGGCCGGCATCGAAAACGTCTATCAGCTCGACGGCGGCATCCTCAAGTACTTCGAGGAAACCGGCGGGCCGGGGTTCGACGGCAAGTGCTTCGTGTTCGACGAACGTATTTCCCTCGATCCGGCGCTGACCCCGAGCCAGGACTGA
- a CDS encoding autotransporter assembly complex protein TamA: MRWTARAFLAGLCVVAGEAVAKRPEIIVDPGGVPPAALQAITEAVGAIARLAEDQDGGEINRLRRRARDATLAALATQGYFTPTVTLEAGTDIGGETWDIGIVPGKRTTVSSVDLTFTGRITRPEYAQRVQKLRDDWLLKPGQPFINADWNKAKSNLLDETSVRDFMLARMTASEADVQADTASAALRVTIDSGPQVRMGELSTDGLERVPPKLITRYVRYSPGSPYDQNRLDEWQQDLQSTAFFRGAFVALRQPGSDAQTAEPLSDRARAPGAANAAESAPAGDPVVSGAVPPPPPAYDSDGEVTLPVQVRVVEAPPKRFSASIGVDDEAGVRLESLYRQNVVFGQPVTMESGFSVDRLQQRVYTDILLPPTERGYKDSVGVLAQHSDIQGLAVTRYALGATRSQERKGAGDSRVTYETRWGLLLAHDDVKIDGGDEYSLPTLTATGEWLRRDVDNKYDPREGNLIALGGGVGVTLDTGEPYTRARFRAQKWWPIGKLDVLTVRGEVGRVWANGNVQVPDDFGFRTGGARSIRGYKYQSIGLQRDKAVVGAPTLVVGSIEYDHYFNERWGMGVFVDAGDAAQSFGDMSLAVGYGVGARVRTPAGPLFLDVAYGQRERDLRLHFSLGIAF, from the coding sequence ATGCGGTGGACAGCCCGGGCCTTCTTGGCAGGACTTTGCGTAGTAGCGGGCGAGGCCGTGGCCAAGCGTCCGGAAATCATCGTGGACCCCGGCGGCGTGCCGCCGGCGGCGCTGCAGGCGATCACCGAGGCGGTGGGCGCCATCGCGCGCCTGGCTGAAGACCAGGACGGCGGCGAAATCAACCGCCTGCGGCGCCGCGCGCGCGACGCCACCCTGGCCGCGCTGGCCACCCAGGGCTATTTCACCCCCACCGTCACGCTCGAGGCCGGCACCGACATCGGCGGTGAAACCTGGGACATCGGCATCGTGCCGGGCAAGCGCACCACGGTGTCGTCGGTCGACCTGACCTTCACCGGCCGCATCACGCGGCCGGAATACGCGCAGCGCGTGCAGAAGCTGCGCGACGACTGGCTGCTCAAGCCCGGCCAGCCGTTCATCAACGCCGACTGGAACAAGGCCAAGTCGAACCTGCTGGACGAGACCTCGGTGCGCGACTTCATGCTGGCGCGCATGACGGCCTCGGAAGCCGACGTGCAGGCCGATACGGCCTCGGCCGCCTTGCGCGTCACCATCGACAGCGGGCCGCAGGTGCGCATGGGCGAACTGAGCACCGACGGCCTGGAGCGGGTGCCGCCCAAGCTCATCACCCGCTACGTGCGCTATTCGCCGGGCTCGCCCTACGACCAGAACCGCCTGGACGAATGGCAGCAGGACCTGCAGTCCACGGCCTTCTTCCGCGGCGCCTTCGTGGCGCTACGGCAGCCGGGCAGCGACGCGCAGACGGCCGAGCCGCTTTCCGACCGGGCCCGCGCGCCGGGCGCGGCCAACGCCGCCGAGTCGGCGCCGGCCGGCGACCCGGTGGTGTCCGGCGCCGTGCCGCCGCCGCCACCCGCCTACGATTCCGATGGCGAAGTGACGCTGCCGGTGCAGGTGCGGGTGGTGGAGGCGCCGCCCAAGCGCTTCTCGGCGTCGATCGGCGTCGATGACGAGGCCGGCGTGCGGCTGGAATCGCTCTACCGCCAGAATGTGGTGTTCGGCCAGCCCGTGACGATGGAATCGGGTTTCAGCGTGGACCGGCTGCAGCAGCGCGTCTACACCGACATCCTGCTGCCGCCGACCGAGCGCGGCTACAAGGATTCCGTCGGGGTGCTGGCGCAGCATTCCGACATCCAGGGCCTGGCGGTGACCCGCTACGCGCTGGGCGCCACCCGCAGCCAGGAACGCAAGGGCGCCGGCGACAGCCGTGTTACCTACGAGACCCGTTGGGGCCTGCTGCTGGCGCACGACGACGTCAAGATCGATGGCGGCGACGAATATTCGCTGCCCACGCTGACCGCCACCGGCGAATGGCTGCGGCGCGACGTGGACAACAAGTACGACCCGCGCGAGGGCAACCTGATCGCGCTGGGCGGCGGCGTGGGTGTGACGCTGGATACCGGCGAGCCCTACACCCGCGCGCGTTTCCGCGCCCAGAAGTGGTGGCCCATCGGCAAGCTGGACGTGCTGACCGTGCGCGGCGAGGTCGGCCGCGTCTGGGCCAACGGCAACGTGCAGGTGCCGGACGATTTCGGCTTCCGCACCGGCGGCGCGCGCTCGATCCGCGGCTACAAGTACCAGAGCATCGGCCTGCAGCGCGACAAGGCCGTGGTGGGCGCGCCCACGCTGGTGGTCGGCAGCATCGAGTACGACCACTACTTCAATGAACGCTGGGGCATGGGCGTGTTCGTCGACGCGGGCGACGCGGCGCAATCGTTCGGCGACATGTCGCTGGCGGTCGGCTACGGCGTGGGCGCGCGGGTGCGCACGCCGGCCGGCCCGCTGTTCCTGGACGTGGCCTATGGCCAGCGCGAGCGCGACCTGCGCCTGCATTTCTCGCTGGGGATCGCGTTTTGA
- the metG gene encoding methionine--tRNA ligase — translation MSRTLFVTTALPYANGSFHIGHIMEYIQADIWVRSMRMAGHTVHFVGADDAHGAPIMLKAEKEGITPQALVARYAAERPQYLNGFHIRFDHWHTTDSPENVALSQDIYRALKAQDLIETRSVEQFYDPVKGMFLADRYIKGECPKCHAKDQYGDSCEVCGAVYAPTELINPYSALTGATPVLKSSDHFFFKLSDPRCVEFLQQWTTGSNANGGKHLQPEMLAKTREWLGAEDGEAKLGDWDISRDAPYFGIEIPDAPGKYFYVWLDAPVGYLASLKSYCAVRGLDFDALLDPAGNTEQVHFIGKDIVYFHALFWPAMLKFAGRKTPDAVNVHGFITVSGEKMSKSRGTGISPLRYLELGMNAEWMRYYIAAKLNARVEDMDFNPEDFIARVNSDLVGKYVNIASRAAGFITKHFDGQLAYIGDTTPLTENWKLEAELIQKWFEEREYNRAIRQIMAFADQLNQVFDADQPWVLAKGIATASVEQKAKLQDICSRSLAGFKALSVMLAPVLPALAERVARELFAADADFTWADAAVLPQRVAPFKHLMQRVEPQMLEDLFEPPTAPAVIPGGEPLAETISIDDFARVDLRIAQIVNCEHVEGSTKLLRLTLDVGEGRHRNVFSGIKSAYKPEDLIGKLTVMVANLAPRKMKFGVSEGMVLAASHADEAVDAGIYVLEPFPGAKPGMRVR, via the coding sequence ATGTCTCGCACCCTCTTTGTCACCACTGCGCTGCCCTACGCCAACGGATCCTTCCACATCGGCCACATCATGGAGTACATCCAGGCCGACATCTGGGTTCGTTCGATGCGAATGGCGGGCCACACGGTGCACTTCGTGGGGGCCGACGACGCGCACGGCGCGCCGATCATGCTGAAGGCCGAGAAAGAAGGCATCACGCCGCAGGCGCTGGTGGCGCGCTACGCCGCCGAGCGCCCGCAGTACCTGAACGGCTTCCACATCCGTTTCGACCACTGGCACACCACCGACTCGCCCGAGAACGTGGCGCTGTCGCAGGACATCTACCGCGCGCTCAAGGCGCAGGACCTGATCGAGACCCGCTCCGTCGAGCAGTTCTACGACCCGGTCAAGGGCATGTTCCTGGCCGACCGCTACATCAAGGGCGAATGCCCCAAGTGCCACGCCAAGGACCAGTACGGCGATTCCTGCGAGGTCTGCGGCGCCGTCTACGCGCCCACCGAACTGATCAACCCGTACTCGGCCCTGACCGGCGCCACGCCGGTGCTGAAGTCGTCCGACCACTTCTTCTTCAAGCTGTCGGACCCGCGCTGCGTCGAATTCCTGCAGCAATGGACCACCGGCAGCAACGCCAACGGCGGCAAGCACCTGCAGCCCGAGATGCTGGCCAAGACCCGCGAATGGCTGGGCGCCGAGGACGGCGAAGCCAAGCTGGGCGACTGGGACATCTCGCGCGACGCGCCCTACTTCGGCATCGAGATCCCGGACGCGCCGGGCAAGTACTTCTACGTCTGGCTGGACGCGCCGGTGGGCTACCTGGCCTCGCTGAAGTCGTACTGCGCCGTGCGCGGCCTGGACTTCGACGCCCTGCTGGACCCGGCCGGCAACACCGAGCAGGTCCACTTCATCGGCAAGGACATCGTCTACTTCCACGCGCTGTTCTGGCCCGCGATGCTGAAGTTCGCCGGCCGCAAGACGCCGGACGCGGTCAACGTGCACGGCTTCATCACCGTCAGCGGTGAAAAGATGTCCAAGAGCCGCGGCACCGGCATCTCGCCGCTGCGTTACCTGGAACTCGGCATGAACGCCGAGTGGATGCGCTACTACATCGCCGCCAAGCTGAACGCCCGGGTCGAAGACATGGACTTCAACCCCGAGGACTTCATCGCCCGCGTCAACAGCGACCTGGTCGGCAAGTACGTCAACATCGCCAGCCGCGCAGCGGGTTTCATTACCAAGCACTTCGATGGTCAACTGGCCTATATCGGCGACACCACGCCTTTGACTGAAAATTGGAAGCTCGAAGCCGAACTGATTCAGAAATGGTTTGAAGAGCGCGAATACAACCGAGCCATTCGTCAGATCATGGCTTTCGCCGATCAACTCAATCAGGTGTTCGACGCTGATCAACCTTGGGTACTGGCCAAAGGCATCGCAACCGCTAGCGTTGAACAGAAAGCCAAACTGCAAGACATCTGCTCACGTTCGCTAGCGGGTTTCAAAGCACTGTCCGTCATGTTGGCACCGGTGCTTCCTGCACTGGCCGAGCGTGTCGCGCGCGAGCTGTTCGCCGCCGACGCCGACTTCACTTGGGCCGACGCCGCGGTGCTGCCACAGCGCGTGGCGCCGTTCAAGCACCTGATGCAGCGCGTCGAGCCGCAGATGCTGGAAGACCTGTTCGAGCCGCCCACCGCCCCCGCCGTGATCCCCGGCGGCGAGCCGCTGGCCGAGACCATCTCGATCGACGACTTCGCCCGCGTCGACCTGCGCATCGCGCAGATCGTCAACTGCGAACACGTCGAAGGCTCGACCAAGCTGCTGCGCCTGACGCTGGACGTGGGCGAAGGCCGCCACCGCAACGTCTTCTCCGGCATCAAGTCGGCCTACAAGCCCGAGGACCTGATCGGCAAGCTGACCGTCATGGTCGCCAACCTGGCGCCACGCAAGATGAAGTTCGGCGTCTCGGAAGGCATGGTGCTGGCCGCCAGCCACGCCGACGAGGCGGTCGACGCCGGCATCTACGTGCTGGAGCCGTTCCCCGGCGCCAAGCCGGGCATGCGCGTGCGCTGA
- a CDS encoding helix-turn-helix domain-containing protein — MLQGWTQKDLAVASNLSQSAIGNYESGQRLQPSSDALIKLTRALRVNPMWLSTGEGPMLNPGYAEPATNAGNHPEQPPWPFETVSYATYARLSQQEKRQIEQVLAAYIKARGE, encoded by the coding sequence ATGCTTCAGGGATGGACACAGAAAGACTTGGCAGTCGCGAGCAACCTGTCGCAAAGCGCTATCGGCAACTATGAGAGCGGCCAACGTCTGCAGCCTTCCAGCGACGCGCTCATCAAGCTGACCCGGGCACTGCGGGTCAATCCCATGTGGCTCAGCACCGGCGAAGGGCCGATGCTCAACCCTGGTTATGCCGAGCCCGCCACGAATGCGGGCAACCATCCCGAGCAGCCGCCCTGGCCGTTCGAGACGGTGTCGTACGCCACCTATGCGCGCCTGAGCCAGCAGGAAAAGCGCCAGATCGAACAGGTGCTGGCGGCCTACATCAAGGCGCGCGGCGAATAG
- a CDS encoding META domain-containing protein: MFTSLSSRCRLLGIGVLAVALAGCAGSTGGARAQGAAAANAASSADSLAQTSWELVRWTRAGGALRDIPHGDNGEPIRLTFLAQGKLYRAEGFSGCNEYKGTYKLQAGKLSIDAPASTRMACVPAPRAELENDYLRGLTAIDTFTLDSGGAPRHLTFNLRGGDVLEFERRQDPPTP, encoded by the coding sequence ATGTTTACTTCCCTGTCTTCGCGTTGCCGGCTGCTCGGCATCGGGGTGCTGGCCGTGGCGCTGGCCGGCTGCGCCGGGTCGACCGGGGGCGCGCGCGCCCAGGGCGCCGCGGCCGCCAACGCGGCCAGCAGCGCCGACTCGCTGGCCCAGACCAGCTGGGAACTGGTGCGCTGGACACGCGCCGGCGGCGCCCTGCGCGACATTCCGCATGGCGACAACGGCGAGCCGATCCGCCTGACCTTCCTGGCGCAGGGCAAGCTGTACCGCGCCGAGGGTTTCTCGGGCTGCAACGAATACAAGGGCACGTACAAATTGCAGGCCGGCAAGCTGTCCATCGACGCGCCCGCCTCCACCCGCATGGCCTGCGTGCCGGCCCCGCGCGCCGAGCTGGAAAACGACTATCTGCGCGGCCTGACCGCGATCGACACGTTCACGCTGGACAGCGGCGGCGCGCCGCGCCACCTGACCTTCAACCTGCGCGGCGGCGACGTGCTGGAATTCGAGCGCCGCCAGGATCCGCCCACGCCCTGA